From Phocoena phocoena chromosome 16, mPhoPho1.1, whole genome shotgun sequence, a single genomic window includes:
- the GBF1 gene encoding Golgi-specific brefeldin A-resistance guanine nucleotide exchange factor 1 isoform X16 has protein sequence MVDKNIYIIQGEISIVVGAIKRNARWSTHTPLDEERDPLLHSFSHLKEVLNNVTELSEIEPNVFLRPFLEVIRSEDTTGPITGLALTSVNKFLSYALIDPTHEGTAEGMENTADAVTHARFVGTDPASDEVVLMKILQVLRTLLLTPVGAHLTNESVCEIMQSCFRICFEMRLSELLRKSAEHTLVDMVQLLFTRLPQFKEEPKNYMGTNMKKLKMRAGGMSDSSKWKKQKRSPRPPRHMTKVTPGSELPTPSGTTLSSNLTGGMPFIDVPTPISSASSEAASAVVSPSTDSGLEFSSQTTSKEDLTDLEQPGSPGYSTVAEPGSSELGVPEQPDPQEGAHVEKAQSTSVESIPEVLEECTSPADHSDSASVHDMDYVNPRGVRFTQSSQKEGTALVPYGLPCIRELFRFLISLTNPHDRHNSEVMIHMGLHLLTVALESAPVAQCQTLLGLIKDEMCRHLFQNSFPVSGQLYTTHLLSLDALLTVIDSTEAHCQAKVLNNLTQQEKKEAARPGCEAVDGTREANNTERAASNGKAIGMAPDITGLHVPGGGRLPAEHGKPGCSDLEEAGDSGADKKFTRKPPRFSCLLPDPRELIEIKNKKKLLITGTEQFNQKPKKGIQFLQEKGLLTIPMDNTEVAQWLRENPRLDKKMIGEFVSDRKNIDLLESFVSTFSFQGLRLDEALRLYLEAFRLPGEAPVIQRLLEAFTEHWRNCNGSPFANSDACFALAYAVIMLNTDQHNHNVRKQNAPMTLEEFRKNLKGVNGGKDFEQDILEDMYHAIKNEEIVMPEEQTGLVRENYVWNVLLHRGATPEGIFLRVPAGSYDLDLFTMTWGPTIAALSYVFDKSLEETIIQKAISGFRKCAMISAHYGLSDVFDNLIISLCKFTALSSESIENLPTVFGSNPKAHIAAKTVFHLAHRHGDILREGWKNIMEAMLQLFRAQLLPKAMVEVEDFVDPNGKISLQREETPSNRGESTVLSFVSWLTLSGTEQSSVRGPSTENQEAKRMALDCIKQCDPEKMITESKFLQLESLQELMKALVSVTPDEETYDEEDAAFCLEMLLRIVLENRDRVGCVWQTVRDHLYHLCVQAQDFCFLVERAVVGLLRLAIRLLRREEISGQVLLSLRILLLMKPSVLSRVSHQVAYGLHELLKTNAANIHSSDDWATLFTLLECIGSGVKPPAALQATARADAPDAGAQSDSELPSFHQNDVSLDRGYTSDSEVYTDHGRPGKIHRSATDADVVNSGWLVVGKDDIDNSKPGPETSWPGPSPLVNQYSLTVGLDLGPHDTKSLLKCVESLSFIVRDAAHITPDNFELCVKTLRIFVEASLNGGCKSQEKRGKSHKYDSKGNRFKKKSKEGSMLRRPRTSSQHATRGGHSDDDEDEGVPASYHTVSLQLLDLMHTLHTRAASIYSSWAEEQRHLDTGGRKIEADSRTLWAHCWCPLLQGIACLCCDARRQVRMQALTYLQRALLVHDLQKLDALEWESCFNKVLFPLLTKLLENISPADVGGMEETRMRASTLLSKVFLQHLSPLLSLSTFAALWLTILDFMDKYMHAGSSDLLSEAIPESLKNMLLVMDTAEIFHSADARGGSPSALWEITWERIDCFLPHLRDELFKQTVIQDPVPMEPHAPKPLASAHLTPAAGDTRTPGHPPPPEMPSELGTCDFEKPEGPRPANSSSSGSPVASSPSRLSPTPDGPPPLAQPPLILQPLASPLQVGVPPMTLPIILNPALIEATSPVPLLATPRPTDPLPTSEVN, from the exons ATCCCACCCATGAGGGCACGGCAGAGGGCATGGAGAACACGGCAGATGCTGTCACCCATGCCCGTTTTGTGGGCACAGATCCTGCCAGCGATGAGGTTGTCCTGATGAAAATCCTTCAG gtACTGCGGACTCTGTTGCTGACCCCAGTAGGTGCCCACCTAACCAATGAATCTGTGTGTGAGATTATGCAGTCTTGCTTCCGGATCTGCTTTGAAATGAGGCTCAGTG AGTTATTGAGAAAATCCGCAGAGCACACTCTCGTAGACATGGTGCAGCTGCTCTTCACAAG GTTACCTCAGTTTAAAGAAGAACCCAAGAACTATATGGGGACCAACATGAAGAAG CTGAAAATGAGAGCAGGAGGCATGAGTGATTCATCTAAgtggaagaaacagaagagatcTCCCCGACCCCCCCGCCATATGACCAAAGTCACACCAGGTTCAGAGCTGCCCACCCCCAGTGGAACCACCTTATCCTCTAACCTCACTG GTGGCATGCCCTTCATAGATGTACCCACTCCCATCTCCTCTGCAAGTTCAGAAGCTGCCTCAGCAGTGGTCAGCCCCTCTACAGACAGTGGCCTGGAGTTCTCCTCCCAGACCACCTCCAAAGAGGACCTCACTGACCTGGAGCAACCTGGCTCTCCAGGGTACAGCACAGTTGCAGAGCCTGGCAGCAGCGAGCTAGGGGTTCCTGAGCAACCTGACCCCCAG GAAGGGGCCCATGTGGAAAAGGCCCAATCAACATCCGTGGAATCCATCCCTGAAGTATTAGAGGAGTGCACATCTCCTGCTGACCACTCTGACTCTGCTTCTGTCCATGACATGGATTACGTCAACCCCCGGGGTGTGCGCTTTACACAGTCCTCTCAGAAAGAAG GCACAGCTTTGGTCCCCTATGGTCTTCCTTGCATCCGCGAGCTCTTCCGATTCCTCATCTCTCTCACCAACCCACACGACCGCCACAACTCAGAGGTTATGATCCACATGGGACTGCATTTGCTGACAGTGGCTCTTGAGTCGGCCCCTGTAGCCCAGTGCCAAACCCTCTTGGGCCTCATCAAGGATGAGATGTGCCGCCACTTATTCCAG AATTCCTTCCCTGTGTCTGGTCAGCTCTATACAACACACCTGCTGTCTCTTGATGCCCTGTTGACAGTGATTGACAGCACTGAGGCCCACTGCCAAGCCAAAGTCCTCAACAACCTTACCcagcaagaaaagaaagaggcagcCAGACCTGGCTGTGAGGCAGTAGATGGCACTCGAGAAGCCAACAATA CTGAGAGAGCGGCCAGCAATGGGAAGGCTATAGGCATGGCCCCAGACATCACAGGCCTGCATGTGCCAGGTGGAGGGCGGCTGCCAGCAGAACATGGGAAACCAGGATGCAGTGATCTGGAGGAAGCTGGTGACTCTGGGG CTGACAAAAAGTTTACCCGGAAGCCACCTCGATTTTCCTGTCTCCTGCCAGATCCACGGGAGTTGAttgaaattaagaataaaaagaag CTGCTGATTACTGGCACAGAGCAGTTCAACCAGAAACCAAAGAAGGGGATCCAGTTTCTGCAAGAGAAAGGTCTCCTCACCATCCCAATGGACAACACAGAGGTAGCCCAGTGGCTGCGAGAGAACCCTCGGCTGGACAAGAAAATGATTGGAGAGTTTGTGAGTGACCGCAAAAACATTGACCTGTTGGAGAGCTTTGTGAG CACCTTCAGCTTTCAGGGTCTGCGGCTGGACGAAGCTCTCCGTCTCTACCTGGAAGCCTTCCGCTTGCCCGGGGAAGCACCAGTCATCCAGAGGTTGCTAGAGGCATTCACAGAACATTGGAGG AATTGTAATGGCTCCCCATTTGCCAATAGCGATGCCTGCTTTGCCCTGGCCTATGCTGTCATCATGCTTAATACTGACCAGCACAACCACAATGTTCGCAAGCAAAATGCACCCATGACCCTGGAG GAGTTTCGCAAAAATCTAAAAGGTGTGAATGGAGGCAAGGACTTTGAGCAAGACATTCTGGAGGACATGTACCATGCCATCAA GAATGAGGAAATTGTGATGCCTGAGGAGCAGACAGGCCTGGTTCGGGAGAATTATGTATGGAATGTGCTGCTTCATCGAGGTGCCACCCCAGAAGGCATATTCCTACGTGTGCCTGCTGGCAGCTACGATCTTGACCTCTTCACCATGACCTGGGGCCCCACTATTGCTGCTCTTTCTTATGTCTTTGACAAAAGCCTTGAGGAGACAATCATCCAAAAAGCCATCTCAGGCTTCAG GAAGTGCGCCATGATCTCCGCCCACTATGGCCTCAGTGATGTGTTTGACAATCTCATCATCTCTCTATGCAAATTCACAGCTCTCAGCAGTGAG TCCATTGAGAACCTGCCCACTGTGTTTGGAAGCAACCCTAAAGCCCACATTGCAGCCAAGACAGTATTCCATTTGGCCCATCGTCATGGTGACATCCTGCGGGAGGGCTGGAAGAATATCATGGAGGCCATGCTGCAGCTCTTCCGAGCCCAACTGCTGCCCAAGGCTATGGTGGAG GTAGAAGATTTTGTGGATCCCAATGGCAAGATCTCTCTACAACGGGAAGAGACACCATCAAACCG AGGAGAGTCGACAGTGCTGAGCTTTGTGAGCTGGCTGACACTTAGTGGTACTGAGCAGTCTAGCGTGCGGGGCCCATCCACTGAGAACCAAGAGGCCAAGAGAATGGCCTTGGACTGTATCAAG CAATGTGACCCAGAAAAGATGATCACAGAAAGTAAATTCCTCCAGCTGGAGTCACTGCAGGAGCTCATGAAG GCTCTGGTCTCAGTGACACCAGATGAAGAGACCTATGATGAAGAGGATGCTGCTTTCTGCCTGGAGATGCTGCTGAGGATTGTGCTGGAGAACAG GGACCGTGTGGGCTGTGTGTGGCAGACTGTTCGAGACCATCTATACCACCTATGTGTCCAGGCACAGGACTTCTGCTTCCTTGTGGAGCGGGCAGTAGTGGGGCTGCTGCGCCTAGCCATTAGGCTACTCCGGAGAGAAGAGATCAGTGGCCAG GTACTGCTCTCCCTGCGCATTTTGCTACTAATGAAGCCCAGCGTGTTGTCCCGAGTCAGTCACCAGGTAGCCTATGGGCTCCATGAACTCCTTAAGACTAACGCAGCCAACATCCACTCAAGTGATGACTGGGCCACCCTCTTCACGCTGCTGGAGTGCATTGGCTCAGGTGTAAAGCCTCCAGCTGCCCTGCAGGCCACAGCCAGGGCCGATGCACCTGATGCTG GGGCCCAATCAGATAGTGAACTCCCATCCTTCCATCAAAATGATGTGAGCCTGGACCGAGGGTACACTTCTGACTCGGAGGTCTACACTGACCATGGCAGGCCTGGCAAGATTCACCGATCAGCCACAGATGCTGATGTGGTCAACAGCGGTTGGTTAGTG GTGGGGAAGGATGACATCGATAACTCCAAGCCAGGGCCTGAGACCAGCTGGCCAGGTCCTTCACCCCTGGTCAATCAGTACAGCCTAACAGTGGGGCTGGACCTCGGGCCACATGACACCAAGTCCCTGCTCAAGTGTGTGGAATCCCTGTCCTTCATTGTGCGTGACGCTGCCCACATCACACCTGACAACTTTGAGCTCTGTGTCAAGACTCTCCGCATCTTTGTGGAGGCCAGTCTGAATGGCG GGTGCAAGTCCCAGGAGAAACGTGGCAAGAGTCACAAGTATGACAGCAAAGGGAACCGCTTCAAGAAGAAATCCAAGGAAGGCTCAATGCTTCGGCGGCCTCGAACCTCCAGCCAACATGCCACTCGGGGCGGGCATAGTGATGACGATGAGGACGAAGGTGTGCCTGCCAGCTACCATACGGTGTCTTTACAG TTGCTAGACCTGATGCACACCCTACACACAAGGGCAGCCTCTATCTACAGCTCATGGGCGGAGGAGCAGCGCCACCTGGACACAGGAGGCCGGAAGATCGAAGCGGATTCACGCACCCTCTGGGCCCACTGTTGGTGCCCTTTACTTCAGG GCATTGCCTGCCTGTGCTGTGATGCCCGGCGCCAGGTGCGGATGCAGGCACTGACCTATCTGCAGCGAGCACTACTGGTACATGATCTGCAAAAGTTAGATGCCCTGGAATGGGAGTCCTGTTTTAACAAG GTGCTGTTTCCTCTACTGACCAAGCTCTTGGAAAACATCAGCCCTGCAGATGTGGGCGGGATGGAGGAGACCCGGATGAGGGCTTCCACCCTGCTCTCTAAG GTCTTCCTGCAGCACCTGTCTCCACTGCTGTCGCTCTCTACCTTTGCGGCCCTCTGGCTGACCATCCTGGATTTCATGGACAAGTACATGCACGCAGGCTCCAGTGACTTACTG TCAGAGGCCATCCCTGAGTCTCTGAAGAACATGCTCCTGGTGATGGACACAGCAGAGATTTTCCACAGTGCGGATGCCCGAGGAGGCAGCCCCTCAGCCCTCTGGGAGATCACCTGGGAGCGCATTGACTGTTTCCTGCCCCACCTACGAGATGAGCTCTTCAAGCAGACTGTCATCCAGG ACCCTGTGCCCATGGAGCCTCATGCCCCAAAACCTCTGGCCTCAGCCCACCTGACTCCTGCTGCTGGTGACACCAGGACACCTGGCCATCCACCTCCCCCAGAGATGCCCTCTGAGCTGGGGACCTGTG ACTTTGAGAAGCCCGAGGGCCCCCGACCTGCCAACAGCAGCTCCTCTGGATCACCAGTGGCATCCAGCCCCAGCAGACTGAGCCCTACCCCGGATGGGCCTCCACCCCTGGCTCAGCCCCCACTGATCCTGCAGCCCTTGGCCTCCCCACTGCAGGTGGGCGTGCCCCCCATGACTCTGCCTATCATACTCAACCCCGCTCTCATCGAGGCCACCTCACCTGTGCCCCTCCTGGCCACACCCCGCCCCACAgaccccctgcccacctctgagGTCAACTAA
- the GBF1 gene encoding Golgi-specific brefeldin A-resistance guanine nucleotide exchange factor 1 isoform X10: MVDKNIYIIQGEISIVVGAIKRNARWSTHTPLDEERDPLLHSFSHLKEVLNNVTELSEIEPNVFLRPFLEVIRSEDTTGPITGLALTSVNKFLSYALIDPTHEGTAEGMENTADAVTHARFVGTDPASDEVVLMKILQVLRTLLLTPVGAHLTNESVCEIMQSCFRICFEMRLSELLRKSAEHTLVDMVQLLFTRLPQFKEEPKNYMGTNMKKLKMRAGGMSDSSKWKKQKRSPRPPRHMTKVTPGSELPTPSGTTLSSNLTGGMPFIDVPTPISSASSEAASAVVSPSTDSGLEFSSQTTSKEDLTDLEQPGSPGYSTVAEPGSSELGVPEQPDPQEGAHVEKAQSTSVESIPEVLEECTSPADHSDSASVHDMDYVNPRGVRFTQSSQKEGTALVPYGLPCIRELFRFLISLTNPHDRHNSEVMIHMGLHLLTVALESAPVAQCQTLLGLIKDEMCRHLFQLLSVERLNLYAASLRVCFLLFESMREHLKFQLEMYIKKLMDIITVENPKMPYEMKEMALEATVQLWHIPSFVTELYINYDCDYYCSNLFEDLTKLLSKNSFPVSGQLYTTHLLSLDALLTVIDSTEAHCQAKVLNNLTQQEKKEAARPGSERAASNGKAIGMAPDITGLHVPGGGRLPAEHGKPGCSDLEEAGDSGADKKFTRKPPRFSCLLPDPRELIEIKNKKKLLITGTEQFNQKPKKGIQFLQEKGLLTIPMDNTEVAQWLRENPRLDKKMIGEFVSDRKNIDLLESFVSTFSFQGLRLDEALRLYLEAFRLPGEAPVIQRLLEAFTEHWRNCNGSPFANSDACFALAYAVIMLNTDQHNHNVRKQNAPMTLEEFRKNLKGVNGGKDFEQDILEDMYHAIKNEEIVMPEEQTGLVRENYVWNVLLHRGATPEGIFLRVPAGSYDLDLFTMTWGPTIAALSYVFDKSLEETIIQKAISGFRKCAMISAHYGLSDVFDNLIISLCKFTALSSESIENLPTVFGSNPKAHIAAKTVFHLAHRHGDILREGWKNIMEAMLQLFRAQLLPKAMVEVEDFVDPNGKISLQREETPSNRGESTVLSFVSWLTLSGTEQSSVRGPSTENQEAKRMALDCIKQCDPEKMITESKFLQLESLQELMKALVSVTPDEETYDEEDAAFCLEMLLRIVLENRDRVGCVWQTVRDHLYHLCVQAQDFCFLVERAVVGLLRLAIRLLRREEISGQVLLSLRILLLMKPSVLSRVSHQVAYGLHELLKTNAANIHSSDDWATLFTLLECIGSGVKPPAALQATARADAPDAGAQSDSELPSFHQNDVSLDRGYTSDSEVYTDHGRPGKIHRSATDADVVNSGWLVVGKDDIDNSKPGPETSWPGPSPLVNQYSLTVGLDLGPHDTKSLLKCVESLSFIVRDAAHITPDNFELCVKTLRIFVEASLNGGCKSQEKRGKSHKYDSKGNRFKKKSKEGSMLRRPRTSSQHATRGGHSDDDEDEGVPASYHTVSLQLLDLMHTLHTRAASIYSSWAEEQRHLDTGGRKIEADSRTLWAHCWCPLLQGIACLCCDARRQVRMQALTYLQRALLVHDLQKLDALEWESCFNKVLFPLLTKLLENISPADVGGMEETRMRASTLLSKVFLQHLSPLLSLSTFAALWLTILDFMDKYMHAGSSDLLSEAIPESLKNMLLVMDTAEIFHSADARGGSPSALWEITWERIDCFLPHLRDELFKQTVIQDPVPMEPHAPKPLASAHLTPAAGDTRTPGHPPPPEMPSELGTCDFEKPEGPRPANSSSSGSPVASSPSRLSPTPDGPPPLAQPPLILQPLASPLQVGVPPMTLPIILNPALIEATSPVPLLATPRPTDPLPTSEVN, from the exons ATCCCACCCATGAGGGCACGGCAGAGGGCATGGAGAACACGGCAGATGCTGTCACCCATGCCCGTTTTGTGGGCACAGATCCTGCCAGCGATGAGGTTGTCCTGATGAAAATCCTTCAG gtACTGCGGACTCTGTTGCTGACCCCAGTAGGTGCCCACCTAACCAATGAATCTGTGTGTGAGATTATGCAGTCTTGCTTCCGGATCTGCTTTGAAATGAGGCTCAGTG AGTTATTGAGAAAATCCGCAGAGCACACTCTCGTAGACATGGTGCAGCTGCTCTTCACAAG GTTACCTCAGTTTAAAGAAGAACCCAAGAACTATATGGGGACCAACATGAAGAAG CTGAAAATGAGAGCAGGAGGCATGAGTGATTCATCTAAgtggaagaaacagaagagatcTCCCCGACCCCCCCGCCATATGACCAAAGTCACACCAGGTTCAGAGCTGCCCACCCCCAGTGGAACCACCTTATCCTCTAACCTCACTG GTGGCATGCCCTTCATAGATGTACCCACTCCCATCTCCTCTGCAAGTTCAGAAGCTGCCTCAGCAGTGGTCAGCCCCTCTACAGACAGTGGCCTGGAGTTCTCCTCCCAGACCACCTCCAAAGAGGACCTCACTGACCTGGAGCAACCTGGCTCTCCAGGGTACAGCACAGTTGCAGAGCCTGGCAGCAGCGAGCTAGGGGTTCCTGAGCAACCTGACCCCCAG GAAGGGGCCCATGTGGAAAAGGCCCAATCAACATCCGTGGAATCCATCCCTGAAGTATTAGAGGAGTGCACATCTCCTGCTGACCACTCTGACTCTGCTTCTGTCCATGACATGGATTACGTCAACCCCCGGGGTGTGCGCTTTACACAGTCCTCTCAGAAAGAAG GCACAGCTTTGGTCCCCTATGGTCTTCCTTGCATCCGCGAGCTCTTCCGATTCCTCATCTCTCTCACCAACCCACACGACCGCCACAACTCAGAGGTTATGATCCACATGGGACTGCATTTGCTGACAGTGGCTCTTGAGTCGGCCCCTGTAGCCCAGTGCCAAACCCTCTTGGGCCTCATCAAGGATGAGATGTGCCGCCACTTATTCCAG CTACTCAGCGTAGAGCGACTGAACCTTTATGCTGCTTCCCTGCGGGTATGCTTCCTACTGTTTGAGAGCATGAGGGAGCACCTCAAGTTCCAATTAGAG ATGTACATCAAAAAGCTCATGGATATCATCACTGTGGAGAACCCCAAGATGCCTTATGAAATGAAGGAGATGGCTTTGGAGGCCACTGTGCAGCTCTGGCACATCCCCAGCTTTGTCACTGAGCTCTATATCAACTATGATTGTGACTACTACTGTTCCAACCTCTTTGAAGATCTCACCAAGCTGCTGTCCAAG AATTCCTTCCCTGTGTCTGGTCAGCTCTATACAACACACCTGCTGTCTCTTGATGCCCTGTTGACAGTGATTGACAGCACTGAGGCCCACTGCCAAGCCAAAGTCCTCAACAACCTTACCcagcaagaaaagaaagaggcagcCAGACCTGGCT CTGAGAGAGCGGCCAGCAATGGGAAGGCTATAGGCATGGCCCCAGACATCACAGGCCTGCATGTGCCAGGTGGAGGGCGGCTGCCAGCAGAACATGGGAAACCAGGATGCAGTGATCTGGAGGAAGCTGGTGACTCTGGGG CTGACAAAAAGTTTACCCGGAAGCCACCTCGATTTTCCTGTCTCCTGCCAGATCCACGGGAGTTGAttgaaattaagaataaaaagaag CTGCTGATTACTGGCACAGAGCAGTTCAACCAGAAACCAAAGAAGGGGATCCAGTTTCTGCAAGAGAAAGGTCTCCTCACCATCCCAATGGACAACACAGAGGTAGCCCAGTGGCTGCGAGAGAACCCTCGGCTGGACAAGAAAATGATTGGAGAGTTTGTGAGTGACCGCAAAAACATTGACCTGTTGGAGAGCTTTGTGAG CACCTTCAGCTTTCAGGGTCTGCGGCTGGACGAAGCTCTCCGTCTCTACCTGGAAGCCTTCCGCTTGCCCGGGGAAGCACCAGTCATCCAGAGGTTGCTAGAGGCATTCACAGAACATTGGAGG AATTGTAATGGCTCCCCATTTGCCAATAGCGATGCCTGCTTTGCCCTGGCCTATGCTGTCATCATGCTTAATACTGACCAGCACAACCACAATGTTCGCAAGCAAAATGCACCCATGACCCTGGAG GAGTTTCGCAAAAATCTAAAAGGTGTGAATGGAGGCAAGGACTTTGAGCAAGACATTCTGGAGGACATGTACCATGCCATCAA GAATGAGGAAATTGTGATGCCTGAGGAGCAGACAGGCCTGGTTCGGGAGAATTATGTATGGAATGTGCTGCTTCATCGAGGTGCCACCCCAGAAGGCATATTCCTACGTGTGCCTGCTGGCAGCTACGATCTTGACCTCTTCACCATGACCTGGGGCCCCACTATTGCTGCTCTTTCTTATGTCTTTGACAAAAGCCTTGAGGAGACAATCATCCAAAAAGCCATCTCAGGCTTCAG GAAGTGCGCCATGATCTCCGCCCACTATGGCCTCAGTGATGTGTTTGACAATCTCATCATCTCTCTATGCAAATTCACAGCTCTCAGCAGTGAG TCCATTGAGAACCTGCCCACTGTGTTTGGAAGCAACCCTAAAGCCCACATTGCAGCCAAGACAGTATTCCATTTGGCCCATCGTCATGGTGACATCCTGCGGGAGGGCTGGAAGAATATCATGGAGGCCATGCTGCAGCTCTTCCGAGCCCAACTGCTGCCCAAGGCTATGGTGGAG GTAGAAGATTTTGTGGATCCCAATGGCAAGATCTCTCTACAACGGGAAGAGACACCATCAAACCG AGGAGAGTCGACAGTGCTGAGCTTTGTGAGCTGGCTGACACTTAGTGGTACTGAGCAGTCTAGCGTGCGGGGCCCATCCACTGAGAACCAAGAGGCCAAGAGAATGGCCTTGGACTGTATCAAG CAATGTGACCCAGAAAAGATGATCACAGAAAGTAAATTCCTCCAGCTGGAGTCACTGCAGGAGCTCATGAAG GCTCTGGTCTCAGTGACACCAGATGAAGAGACCTATGATGAAGAGGATGCTGCTTTCTGCCTGGAGATGCTGCTGAGGATTGTGCTGGAGAACAG GGACCGTGTGGGCTGTGTGTGGCAGACTGTTCGAGACCATCTATACCACCTATGTGTCCAGGCACAGGACTTCTGCTTCCTTGTGGAGCGGGCAGTAGTGGGGCTGCTGCGCCTAGCCATTAGGCTACTCCGGAGAGAAGAGATCAGTGGCCAG GTACTGCTCTCCCTGCGCATTTTGCTACTAATGAAGCCCAGCGTGTTGTCCCGAGTCAGTCACCAGGTAGCCTATGGGCTCCATGAACTCCTTAAGACTAACGCAGCCAACATCCACTCAAGTGATGACTGGGCCACCCTCTTCACGCTGCTGGAGTGCATTGGCTCAGGTGTAAAGCCTCCAGCTGCCCTGCAGGCCACAGCCAGGGCCGATGCACCTGATGCTG GGGCCCAATCAGATAGTGAACTCCCATCCTTCCATCAAAATGATGTGAGCCTGGACCGAGGGTACACTTCTGACTCGGAGGTCTACACTGACCATGGCAGGCCTGGCAAGATTCACCGATCAGCCACAGATGCTGATGTGGTCAACAGCGGTTGGTTAGTG GTGGGGAAGGATGACATCGATAACTCCAAGCCAGGGCCTGAGACCAGCTGGCCAGGTCCTTCACCCCTGGTCAATCAGTACAGCCTAACAGTGGGGCTGGACCTCGGGCCACATGACACCAAGTCCCTGCTCAAGTGTGTGGAATCCCTGTCCTTCATTGTGCGTGACGCTGCCCACATCACACCTGACAACTTTGAGCTCTGTGTCAAGACTCTCCGCATCTTTGTGGAGGCCAGTCTGAATGGCG GGTGCAAGTCCCAGGAGAAACGTGGCAAGAGTCACAAGTATGACAGCAAAGGGAACCGCTTCAAGAAGAAATCCAAGGAAGGCTCAATGCTTCGGCGGCCTCGAACCTCCAGCCAACATGCCACTCGGGGCGGGCATAGTGATGACGATGAGGACGAAGGTGTGCCTGCCAGCTACCATACGGTGTCTTTACAG TTGCTAGACCTGATGCACACCCTACACACAAGGGCAGCCTCTATCTACAGCTCATGGGCGGAGGAGCAGCGCCACCTGGACACAGGAGGCCGGAAGATCGAAGCGGATTCACGCACCCTCTGGGCCCACTGTTGGTGCCCTTTACTTCAGG GCATTGCCTGCCTGTGCTGTGATGCCCGGCGCCAGGTGCGGATGCAGGCACTGACCTATCTGCAGCGAGCACTACTGGTACATGATCTGCAAAAGTTAGATGCCCTGGAATGGGAGTCCTGTTTTAACAAG GTGCTGTTTCCTCTACTGACCAAGCTCTTGGAAAACATCAGCCCTGCAGATGTGGGCGGGATGGAGGAGACCCGGATGAGGGCTTCCACCCTGCTCTCTAAG GTCTTCCTGCAGCACCTGTCTCCACTGCTGTCGCTCTCTACCTTTGCGGCCCTCTGGCTGACCATCCTGGATTTCATGGACAAGTACATGCACGCAGGCTCCAGTGACTTACTG TCAGAGGCCATCCCTGAGTCTCTGAAGAACATGCTCCTGGTGATGGACACAGCAGAGATTTTCCACAGTGCGGATGCCCGAGGAGGCAGCCCCTCAGCCCTCTGGGAGATCACCTGGGAGCGCATTGACTGTTTCCTGCCCCACCTACGAGATGAGCTCTTCAAGCAGACTGTCATCCAGG ACCCTGTGCCCATGGAGCCTCATGCCCCAAAACCTCTGGCCTCAGCCCACCTGACTCCTGCTGCTGGTGACACCAGGACACCTGGCCATCCACCTCCCCCAGAGATGCCCTCTGAGCTGGGGACCTGTG ACTTTGAGAAGCCCGAGGGCCCCCGACCTGCCAACAGCAGCTCCTCTGGATCACCAGTGGCATCCAGCCCCAGCAGACTGAGCCCTACCCCGGATGGGCCTCCACCCCTGGCTCAGCCCCCACTGATCCTGCAGCCCTTGGCCTCCCCACTGCAGGTGGGCGTGCCCCCCATGACTCTGCCTATCATACTCAACCCCGCTCTCATCGAGGCCACCTCACCTGTGCCCCTCCTGGCCACACCCCGCCCCACAgaccccctgcccacctctgagGTCAACTAA